In a genomic window of Mageeibacillus indolicus UPII9-5:
- the leuB gene encoding 3-isopropylmalate dehydrogenase — MRTYRVAVLPGDGIGPEVTAAAVKVMDRAAKLYDVSLDYREVMVGGIAIDSTGEPLPDITIQSCKIAQAVLFGTVGGSKWDEQPRKLRPEYSIINLRRALNVQTYIRPCKVDFALAGLSPLRRRITSAGIDFILIRDLSGLDSYTQANTQITTKNGVKVGNPADYDVLHYTDEQVRQVAVRAFEMARLRPRKKITSIDKANILASSRVWRRVLSEVAKNYPEVDIEFLYFDNGIHQLILNPDKFDIIVADNLLGDFISEVAGAFIGSPALAPSAALGAPNSPGIFGGIHGSAEHLAGQDICNPIAAILSAGLLMRYGLNEPEVAQTIERAVERTFEQGYRTADLIDPYHKNPTERTVGTTEMTEAILANIAKE; from the coding sequence ATGAGGACATATAGAGTTGCGGTATTACCGGGTGATGGTATCGGTCCGGAAGTGACAGCGGCGGCCGTAAAGGTAATGGATCGTGCCGCTAAATTATACGACGTATCGTTGGATTATCGCGAAGTTATGGTGGGTGGAATCGCGATTGACAGTACGGGAGAACCGTTACCGGATATTACTATCCAGTCGTGTAAAATTGCGCAAGCTGTTTTATTTGGTACGGTTGGCGGCTCTAAATGGGACGAACAACCGCGAAAATTGCGTCCTGAATATTCAATCATCAATTTGCGGCGCGCTTTGAATGTCCAAACATATATACGCCCTTGCAAAGTGGACTTTGCGTTGGCTGGTTTGTCGCCGCTTCGTCGTCGTATCACATCTGCCGGCATAGATTTCATCCTGATTCGCGATCTATCGGGCCTTGATTCTTATACTCAAGCCAATACACAAATCACTACAAAAAACGGCGTTAAAGTTGGTAATCCGGCTGATTATGACGTTTTACACTACACTGATGAGCAGGTCAGACAAGTAGCTGTACGAGCCTTTGAAATGGCACGTTTACGTCCACGCAAAAAGATAACTTCCATTGATAAAGCCAATATTTTAGCTAGTTCACGTGTCTGGCGCCGCGTTCTTTCCGAGGTAGCGAAAAATTATCCGGAAGTCGATATTGAATTTTTGTACTTCGATAATGGTATTCATCAACTAATTCTCAATCCGGACAAATTTGATATTATAGTTGCTGATAATTTGCTTGGCGATTTTATTTCTGAAGTCGCGGGAGCTTTCATTGGTTCCCCGGCCCTGGCTCCTTCAGCGGCGCTCGGTGCTCCGAATTCGCCCGGTATTTTCGGCGGGATCCATGGTTCGGCTGAACATTTGGCCGGCCAAGACATTTGCAACCCTATTGCTGCCATATTAAGTGCCGGACTTTTGATGCGGTACGGCTTAAATGAGCCGGAAGTAGCACAAACTATTGAGCGCGCAGTTGAGCGAACTTTTGAACAGGGCTATCGCACAGCCGATTTAATAGATCCTTATCATAAGAATCCAACAGAACGAACGGTTGGTACGACAGAAATGACAGAGGCAATTTTGGCCAACATAGCCAAAGAATAA
- a CDS encoding glucose-6-phosphate isomerase, with translation MLKINLQNTKKFIKEHELLDMMPQLQQAKQIMLNKQGAGNDFLGWLDLPINYDRDEFSRILKAATKIQKQADVLVVVGIGGSYLGARTVIEALSKTFKTEPQLQIVYAGNQLSVDYLAELLPYLDKHEVAVNVISKSGTTTEPAIAFRVLKKYMENRYGKAEAADRIYATTDKARGALKALATAEKYETFVVPDDVGGRYSVLTAVGLLPIAAAGINIQHLMDGAAAMRSNLLTAEPERNSAMLYAFARNALLRKGYTTEILVNYESKLHYFNEWWKQLYGESEGKDGRGIFPAAAEFTTDLHSMGQFIQDGRRNLVETVIKVDKSASELLIPFDPDNLDGLNYLSGSDLHYVNDKAMQATVLAHVDGGVPNIMVEIEQLDAFNLGGLIYFFEAACGISGYLNGVNPFNQPGVEAYKKNMFALLGKPGYEAEAERLQKLVKGEIDGI, from the coding sequence ATGTTGAAAATTAATCTGCAAAACACGAAAAAGTTCATCAAAGAACATGAACTACTTGATATGATGCCGCAGCTCCAACAGGCCAAACAGATTATGCTGAATAAGCAAGGCGCCGGCAACGATTTCCTCGGATGGCTAGATCTTCCGATTAACTATGATCGCGATGAATTCAGTCGTATACTCAAAGCTGCCACCAAAATCCAAAAACAGGCTGATGTCCTGGTAGTTGTCGGTATCGGTGGTTCTTACCTCGGCGCCCGCACGGTCATTGAAGCCTTGAGCAAGACTTTTAAGACTGAGCCGCAACTGCAGATTGTTTATGCAGGTAATCAACTTTCTGTCGACTATTTAGCGGAACTTTTGCCTTATCTTGATAAACACGAGGTGGCGGTTAACGTTATTTCTAAATCAGGTACTACTACTGAACCTGCCATTGCTTTCCGTGTTTTGAAAAAGTACATGGAAAACCGTTATGGCAAAGCTGAAGCTGCTGATCGTATCTATGCTACCACGGATAAAGCCAGAGGTGCGCTAAAAGCTTTGGCGACGGCTGAAAAATATGAGACTTTTGTCGTGCCGGATGATGTCGGCGGCCGTTATTCGGTTTTGACCGCTGTAGGCCTTTTGCCGATCGCCGCTGCTGGAATTAATATTCAGCACCTGATGGATGGGGCTGCCGCTATGCGTTCCAATCTGCTAACTGCCGAGCCTGAACGTAATTCGGCAATGCTATATGCGTTTGCGCGTAATGCTTTGCTACGCAAAGGCTATACCACTGAAATTTTGGTCAATTATGAAAGTAAGCTGCATTATTTTAATGAATGGTGGAAACAGTTGTACGGCGAAAGTGAAGGCAAAGACGGGCGCGGTATTTTCCCGGCGGCGGCTGAATTTACGACTGATTTACATTCAATGGGACAGTTCATTCAAGACGGGCGGCGCAACCTTGTGGAAACCGTAATCAAGGTTGACAAATCAGCTTCTGAGTTATTGATTCCTTTCGATCCAGACAATCTTGATGGCTTGAATTACCTTTCCGGTTCCGATTTGCATTACGTCAACGATAAAGCGATGCAAGCAACTGTTCTGGCTCACGTCGACGGTGGTGTTCCTAATATTATGGTCGAAATTGAACAGCTAGACGCCTTTAACCTTGGTGGGTTAATTTACTTCTTTGAAGCAGCTTGTGGAATTTCTGGATATTTGAACGGTGTGAACCCATTTAATCAGCCTGGGGTTGAGGCTTACAAGAAAAATATGTTTGCATTACTTGGTAAGCCGGGCTATGAGGCCGAGGCTGAGCGTTTGCAAAAGCTGGTCAAAGGTGAAATTGATGGAATTTAG